AAGAGTGGAACATTCATCCAGTGACTCAGGGGAGGTTTTCAGTTTCTGTTCGTTATATGGGGGCGAAAAAACAGGAGGCCACAAGGGGCATCCCCCTGCAACTTGTGCCCAGTGGCCTGGCATCATGAGGCGGACTTGCCCAGTCTTTGCCCAGCTAGCCTTCCCTTCCTGTCCTTTCCCACATGGGGCTGACCTGTGATGACTGCCAAAGTGACAGTGGCAGTGAGCTGCTGCCCCTGCAGGTGGACGCCGCAGGTGTAGGTCCCAGCCTGGGCCCGGCCCACAGCCTCTAGTAGAAGGGTAAAGTTGCCATGGTCTCCAGCCACCAGGAGGTCAGGGCCTCCCCCAGGAGGGGTCCATGTGGCAGTGAGGGAAGACTGGGTCTCCACACCCAGAGGCAGGTGGCAGGGCAGCTCCACCCTGGAACCAGCTCCAGCGTATACTGTCAGAGGGACTGGGGGCTCCAGGCCTGCAAAGAAAAGGGAGCCCCAAGTTACAAAGGGGCTGGAGCGCTAGGTctgcagggaagggaggaggaagggtgaaggAGGTGGTCCAGCTCTGAAGAGTGCTAAGGAGCAGAATAAGGTGGATGAACTGCGGGTGCTCAGAACCCCCGAATGTGCGTGGGCCAATAGGAGACCAAAAGGCGGCAAGTGAGGCTGGATGACCAAGGGAAAAGCTAGAAGGGAAAAGCCGCTGAAAGGctgcaaagagaaagagaaaggactggGACAGTGAGGCCCAGAGCAATCACAGGTGCCATCAGCTTGGTTTGGGGGCTCATAAGCCCGGGGGAGGTGAcggggggaagggggggcagGAAGGGATTGTGGTCAAGTGTGAACGCAGACTGGAGGAGTTACCCAGAACAGTGAGGCTGTACGTGGTGGAGACATTGAAGCCATCTCTGTAGGTGAGGGTGCAGCCCCAGGTCCCGGAGTCCAAGGGGCTGACatggggcaggaagaggaagtTTCCGGCTAAGAGGTGATGGGGGGACTCCTGAACGGGGACTCTGCCTGGGTCCCGGaaccagtgcacagaggccggGAGATCAGGGCGGCTGAAGGAACAGTTCAAAATGACGGAACTGGAGGTCCACAGAGACCCGAGGGGGCTGGCAGTCACTGCGCAAGGACAGAGAAGGTTGATCAGGCCCACTTTCCCAACACATCAGGCCAGCTAAGCTGGAAGCTCCTGGAAACAGGCACCTGGCTGTAGATCTCATTGTCTTCTCTCTCCCAACcgtcctcccacccacccagcccagggcctggccccgGAGGTGCTTAAAATGCATACCCAGGAGTCCCCTGCCTActtcccctgccccctgcctccaGTTCACTGGGCTTGGTCTACGCTTCCCCTTCTCCAGGCCTTGCTTGAGGATCCCCACTAAGGCCACCCCGAGCTACAGACTACAGATGTCTCAACGGAGTCACTCCAGCCCCGCGCTCCCCCCTCGAAGGGGTGCATCCCTTCCTCCACCCTGGCACTCCCGCTGTGGGTCGGGGAGGGGAGCTCGAGGGGTGATACGATCTCTCCACCCGGCCCTCCCTACACACACGTGCTTCTCCGGGGGCACCTTCCACCCCGCAGGCAGGCTCGCCGGCCCCTTCCGCCCCTCTGCTCGGGGCTCTCCGGCAGGGCCTGGGACGCATCCTTAGAAGCACAGCCAGCCTCTGCGCAGCCCTTCCTGCCTCCGGGGCGGCGGGATATGGGGCGCCCTCCTCCTAGCCCCGTTCCCCCCtccgtcccccccacccccgccacaccTACCCGCCGCCTGGCCCACGCGCAGACGGAGGCGGCAGGCGAGAGCGCGGTCCCCGAGGCGCACAGCGGCGTGGTACTCGCCGGCGTCGGCGCGTCGGGCCGGGCGCAGCCACAGCGAGAAGTCCCCGCGCTGGAGGCCGCGCTCATCCAGCTGCACGCGGGGCTGCAGGGGCGGCCTCCCGACGCGCAGGCCTCCGGGAGCCAGCCTAAGCACCGTGTAGCGGCGGGGCCCCGGGCCCCGCGGGGAGAGCGCCGCGGGCTCACTGGGCGGGAGAGAGATGGGACTGAGAAATGCGAGGGGAAGAAACCCCGGGGAAGAGGCCGTCCAACCACACTTTGAGGATGAGGAAGCCCACCCAAAGGAAGATCTCTGGACTGCTAACCGTCCCGTCCCCCGCTCCGGTTGGCCAGCACCATCCACTACCGGAGACAGGCAGGCGTGCTGGGGGACGCAGGTGTGAGGGAGGCAGGCTGCGGAGgaagggcggggaggggggcggggggcggcaggCGAGGCTGAGCCACTGGCTTCAGAGGGACTGACAGCTCGGGGGGAGAACACAGAGGGCTGGCTTGGGCCCGGGACTGGAAGTCTGCACGCCTTTACGGCTGGAGCTGGGGGTCTTGCTGCTGCAGTCTGGGGTGCCTACCTGTCTGGTAGATGCTGCCAAGTGACTTGTCTTGTTCGCAGAAGGCTGAGGTCCTGGAGGGGGATTGTGGGGCTGCAGGGGAGCTGGGCAGGAGCCCCCTCCTGGGCCCACACCACCGGGACCTCTGCCCCAGGGTCTGGAGCTTCCActggggaggaaaagagaggcCAAGGGGAGGGGCCGTGAGCCAAAAGACTTCAACGCAGAGAAGGAGCCTCAGTGTTTTCTGAGGGAGAAACAGGGCTGAGGGAGACCTTGGGTTTCTGCCCCTTCCCTGCCAAGGGGGAGACCTAAGAGAGGCTTTGGGGGCTGAAGGACTGCCCCAAGAAAGGCGTTAGAAGAATCCACGCAATCTAAGGGCCTTGGCATCTCTGTGTGGTCATCGAGAAATCCCTCCTCACCCCCTGCTGTGGGTCTGGAGGTCAACCCTCCCAGAGGGTGGTCCCCACCTTACCTGCAGCTGCCCACAGCAGTTGCAGAAGCAGCCAGACCGGGAACCGAGCCTCCCACATCTCCTCTGAGCCCTGGGCCACACAGCCCTCCAAAGGGAAGAGGTCAGAAAGTGGGGAAGGACTGATGTTCAAGAGGGGTTCTGCAAAGAGGGTGTTGGAGAAAGAGAATCTAGAAAAAGAGGAATGGAggcctggagagagagggaggaaccaACGACCAGGGGCTGGAATCTAGAGGAAAGCCCGGCAGATCGGGCAGCCGGAGGGTGCGgtcagggatggggtgggggtccCGGGGGATAGGGCAGGGTGCTGGCAGAGAGCAGAGTGGAGGTAAGGTGGCTGTCTTGAGCTAGAGGCCCTTCTGCTGCTCCCAGGGCCCTGGCCCCTGTCCTTCTGTCTTCCCTCCACCTTTCGCACTTCCCCTCCCCGTCGCCCCCCCCAGCACCCCAGGGCTCACGGTTTCGCTTCGCAGTGGAAAGTCTGAGGGGGCTGATTCCCAGCAGCATTACCTCCACCCCTGTGATGGCGCTCCCCTTGTTTATTTCCTCAGTCCTGGGTGTCCCCACCGCCCTCTctactcctcccccaccctcctgacTGTTCCTCTTTCCTGAGGAACTTCTGCCCTTCTCTTCTGCCTTGAACTACCCACTTGCCCATCTCTGAGGTGCCTCCCCAGGCCCCAGTCATACGTTCTTGGCAAGTTCTTTCCTTGGTACTCATCCCCTCCCTTATTCCCTTACCTTCCCAGAACTTCATTACCCTCGTCTACCTGTCTCCCCACCCATCCAATGACTCCTAGAAGCTCTGCTGTACCCTAAGAGATGGTAGGTCTGAAGAGGGGCACCCCACACACAGGGAAAAGAATAGCTGCACTGTCTTGTGCCTTCATTATGTGCTGGGCATTGTAGTGGGCACTTTGTGTACAGTAACTCATGAAATCTAATATTATCCCCCATtgtacacatgaggaaactgaggcaggctCAGAGATTAAAGGTCAGGTAGGGAGTGTGAAGacaaaagctgtgtgtgtgtgtgtgtgtgtgtgtgaccctgACCCCGGGTGAGTTACAGGTGTCTTCTCATCTTTGGGGATGAATGGTATCAGTGAATCACACACACCCCTCTACAGCTCAGACCTCTGTGTGATCAGTAGGCTCTCCCAATCCAGAGGCTCTGAACTAGGAGAGGGCAAGGGTGATACGGAAAAATGCAGACATCTTGCAGCAGGGATCCTGCCTCGGGAAAACCTGAGGCAGAACTAGGGAAGGAAGGCTGAGGCCAGAGGGGAACTCCTCCCCACGCCACCCAGCCTGCGGAGCCAGAACTTGCATTAGGCCTGGAGCCGCAAGAGGTCCTGGAGTTCTCCCTGCTTGACCAGGAAGGAGCTCACTGCTCAGTGCCAGGCAACTCTCACTCCATCCAAAGAGGCTGAGACCCAGGTCTCCTGCCCTCTCCCACTTCAGGGGCGGGACTTCCTGTTTCTGAGGCTGTTTCTTTGCCTGGTTCAGCACAATAGGGCTGGTAGCTTTCCACTGGGCTCAGCAGTGTCTAGCCCGGTGCGGGTTAGCAGGGAAGGGTGTGTGTATGGCTGGGAGGAACATCCCCAAGAATCCAAAACCGAGACGCGAGTCAGCTCTCAAAGacaccgccccacccccaccctgtccACCCGGAGAGCAGCACCCCGTCTTCTCCCGGGGTGGGTGGTAGGAGGGTGCCGCTGGCCGATTTTTTATAGAGGGGAGGGGTCCTGATAGAATGTACCATTGGCCACCCTCCTCGCTCTGCCCGGGTAAGCAGGAGGCAGGTTAAAAACAGAAGCGCGACCGTTTCTTTATTAAATTATacaaaaaggggaggggaggggggcagctgTGGGGCTCGGCCCCAACCCTGTTCCCACCCCGGCCTGGCGCTGTCTGAGAGAAGGGGATCTGAGGGAGACCCAGGGATCAGGCAGGGTAGGGATGGGCAGGATGTGAGGCTGGGATGCAGAGGTTAGGAAGGAGAGGCTCCCAGAGGAGGGTGGGGCTGGCTGCGGggatggaggaagagaggagggagagggagggggccacTGGGGACCAGCTGGGGAGCTCAGATGGAGCAGGTCAGGAGGTGGAAGATGGCAGTGAGGATGGAGGGGGCAGTGTGTGGAGGGGCGGCACGAgaaggctggggagagagagggcggCAGCTCTGGCGCGGGGCCCAGAGCAGGGAGCCAGGTGAAGAGCGGCTGTGCTCGGCTGTCCCTACCCTCACCTCCAGGCCCCCGAGgggcctcccacccccagcccactgGCGGGGGGCTCATGCCGACGCCCCATTTTCTGTCTTCTGCCGCTTGGGATCCGCTTCATCCTGTGGAGAGGGAAAGAGCTGCGGTAGCCGTCACCTGGGAGAGGGACCGCCCTCTGtgctgctccagctccagcccccGCCCTGCACCACCGGGATCTAGGTCCAGATCCAAAGGGCTCCCGGCCCTGCTGCATCCCTGACAGCCCCTCAGCCCACAACCCAGCCCAAACCTCCTCTTCGGCAGCTCTCTTCAGCGCGGGCCCTTCGTCctcatcttcttcttcttcctcatctgAGGAGCCAGAAATGGGTCATTGGGGAAGGGCTGGAAGCTCCAGCAGAGACCCCCTGTGGCGGCCCTCAGCCCTGCTTCAGGTCTTCAAACCCACCCTGACGGTTCCTCTGAGCCcagccttccctgcccctccccaccttcctcgTCTCCTTCATCCTCCTCCTCGCCGTCCTCGGcggtctcttcttcctcctcagctCCGTTCTCCTCCTCCTGCGGACAGGAGAGGGAGGTGTCAGGATGGCCCTGTGCCTGCACCCACCGTCCCGCCAAGGGTAAGGGGCCTGAGGGCGGGGTGGCGAGGCTGTGAGGGGCCGGGGAAAGGCGGGCCCCCAGGAAGGCAGCTGGGGCCCGGGGGGCAGGCGACCCCTCCGCACCTCCACCCCTTCTTTCTTCCGCTCTTTCCGGCTCGCCTTCTCCTccaccttctctttcttctcctttaggTCCTGCAAGAGAGAGACAGGTCACCTTCCTCTCACCACAAACGATCTGCAGCCCTTACTTAAGTCCCTCCAGGCCCGGTTCTCCCTCTGCAGTGACTTTAGAGGAGTGGGAGATGGAGAAAGTGGGCGGTGCGGCTTAGAGACTGAACAGAGGTCCCAGGGTCCTCACAGCCACAGAGGGGCTGAGACCAGACACCTTCCCCAAGACTCGAGGGAGGAGAAAAGTGATGAAGCCCGGGAAGAGGCAGCCAAGGTAAGCGCTCATCACCCCCACCAAGTTCTGCCCAACCTCACCGGCTGAAGAGTTCAGCTCAGCAAAGCAAATCCCCTCCATCTGCTCGCAGCCCTGATGCCCCACCCCCTCTGAGGTCCCTCCTTcgcctgccccctccctctgccgGCCCTGCTCTGCCTTTTGTCTATCTCTGGGGCCTTTTCCTGAGTACTCTCTCCTGGGCATCCCTCCCAGCTTCCCTCTCAGCTGCGAAAGCCTTTGTTTCCCCCCTAATCCTCAGGCTCGTACCTGGCCCAACGCTACAGGAATAGGAAGAGCCCCTTTGGCACGACTCCCAGTGCCCCCTCTCACTTCTGCCCACTCCTGCCCCCAGGCAGTGCAGGTGGCTTCCTCCTCCCGACCACCCATGGTGCGTGCACCAGCACGGCGTGGGCCCTGGTGTGGTGTGTGCACTGGTGTGGCAGAAGGGTAGGAGTCACCGTTGCCAGGGGGGATGTAGGGGAAGTAGGGTAAGGGAAACGTGGAAGGGAAAGACTCTGGGACCTGGTAGACGAAGAGACAGACAAGGTCTGTGTGGGCAGGATGGGAAAGTAGAGGGGAAGGTCCCTGTGTAGAGTCCCCTCCCTCCACAcggcccctctctccttcccaagaCCCCAGCAGGCACACCTTTGATGTCTTGTCCTGATGTGATGTGGCCCAGGGAGGTGCTCACAAGAGTCCCCTCTCTCGGGACACCACACCGGCCCTTCCAATTGAGATTCCAGTCCTCTCTCTACCCCACCCCTTGGCAGGCACTGTGGTGTCTCTGTGTGATCGGATCGGATCTGGTGTTGGTGTGCAACTCTGTGTATCCGATTCCATGGGGATGGAAGTTTTCTGGGTGAGTAGATCACCCTGGGAGGGTGTGTCCTTTCTGGAACAGGGTTGGGACAGGAGAGAGGTTTGGTGCTGGGTGGTTGGCCTGGAGGGACGCTCAATTCCCTTCTCCCTTTATGGGGAGCGCAAAACGCTTGCCCCTCTCACTCCAGCTAGGTTTCTTCATGCCACTTCGCTGTCCTCATTTCTCTGCCACATGGTCGGTGTGGCATTTCTACTACCTGGTGGGCTTTCCCCTACATCCTGGGCCTGGAGAGCCAGGGGATCGTCAGCTTCTCTCTGGGGGCCCCAGCACCAGGTCTGCACGGCCCTGGCCTGAGTTTCTCATCGGGGCTGATGGAGGAAAGGAGAGTGAgtgccagggagggagggagtctaCCAGAGGCCAAAGTCCAAGGGGCCGGGCCCTCTCCTCCCCTGTCTGGTCCTGTCCTTCTGGTCACTGTCCTTCCATGATCCCTTTTCCAGGAGGGTATGTGACCTAGGTCTTGTGCTAGGCAGCTCTCTGGCCTCATTTACTCAACACGGGCACACACACTGACACAGGCTGACACTGATTCACACGCACAGCTACAGAGGGGCGCCCACGCGATCCGGAGACGCACGGCCCGGTGCTTGGGCACGCTGGCACACTCTCGAGACAGCACAAGTGCCGAGCCGCTCGGCACTCACAAAGCAGCCACACGGTTCCAGAACAGCTACGTCTCCACACGCACACATGTAACTGACACGGGCAGTCCCACACGCTCGCTGGATTTCAGACATACAAAGACACCTACTCAGTGAAGTCACATGCCACCGCACAGCCCACCGGAGGGCCGCTCAGCACACCTTGTCAGATCTCACACGGAGCCCCTTCTCCCACTGCCTCGAATCCCATTGGTTCCCCCTTTCACTTCACCGGCCTCCAGGAGACCTCTGTGACCTCCTCAGCAATCACCCCCCACCCAAGGTCGGGCTCCCAGCCCCCAAACCCTGGCCGAATTAATTTCCCCAAGCGACACTCAGCAGGTTCCCTAGGGAAATTAGAGAAAGGCTGGAAGAGAGGCAAGGCCGAAGGGATGGGGCCAGGGAGGGAGCTGACGGGAGCAAGGGCAGCGCGATGCAATGCCATGCAATGCTGGGCCCCAGCTTTTTCGAAGGCTGTTCCCGACCCCCTTCTGGTTTTTAGGAATTCAAGATTCTTTAAGCGTGGGGGGAGACGCTGGAGGAGGGCTATGCAGACTAAGAGAGCTGAAGGCCAGTGGACGAAGGAGTGGATTCAgatggaaggaaaagagggaaggagaaaatagaGGCAGTTGCTGTCGGAGGAGAGAAGCAAGAGTCGGTTGGGCCTCGAGGGGAGGGGCCGAGAGGAACAGCCTCCCAGGAGAGTCCTGTTTACACCGGAGGCTCTCAAACCCCTTAGCGGAGGAAAGGTGAGGTCAGACTGGAAGGGAGGACAGGGGACGGGGCGCCGGAGAGGGGcgcgggggagggggcagggtagaTGAGACGCGCAGAGCTCCGACGGTCACCGGCCGGGGTGGAGGCGCGCGAGCCGGGGCCGGAGAGGGGTGGGGACGGCGCGGGGCCGGAGCGGCCAGGCCGGGAGCCGGGCGCACGGCGCTCGGGAAGCTAGAGGGCGCTGGCGCGAGCCGCGCGGAGCGGGGCAGGCAGCGCCAGGCTGGGGCGCGGGGGGAGGGCGGAGCGGGGTCCACCGGGACCCTGCACCCGGGCAAGCAGCTTGCGGCCGTCGGGGGCGGCCTGGGGCGCACGACTGCGCGGAGCCCGGGGGGCGTGCGGAGGCCGGGCCGCTGCCGGCCCCGCCCGTACCTTGGCGCTCAACTCGGCCGCTGCCTCCACGCTCTTCTCCGACATGgtgccggggccggggccggagCTGGCGGGGAGTCGGGGTCCCGGGGCCGGGACGGAAGGGCCCTGGACGGCGGAGGGTGGCCGCGGCCGGAACCTGGCGCGGTGGCGGCGACGGCGGCGACAGCGGCAGCGGCGGCCGCTCGGCAAGCTGGGGCTCAGGAAGAGGCGGCAGAGGCgcgcggggtggggcgggggtgggtctGGAGCGGAGACCCGCAGGGCTGCGGCCGTCCGGAGGGCGGGCGGAAGGGCGGTGCGGGCGGTGGCCGGCGCGCTCCGGCCGCGGTCGCTCGGTCCTCGGCTCGCCGCCCCCGCACCCGCAGAGCTGCCGCCGACCAGCCGCTGCCGCCCCCGGCCAGGGAACCCGCTTATAAAGCGGCGCTGCCCGACGGGAGGGGCTTCCCAGGGGTGGGGCAGGCGGGAGcggggaggagaagagaggggaggaggatgaAAGCGGAGGTTGGAGAGGTGGGGATAGGAGGATGAAAGCGAGGGGAGGGAGCGCGCGAGAGGCGGGAGGGAGGACTACAccaggagggggaaatggagagactACGGTCGCGGCGAGAGGAGTGGGGCgaggaggtgggaaggagtggggcgaggaggtgggaaggggtggggttCCTGCGGGGAGGTACCTCTCCGAATCCCGACCTACTAGTAGCCGGCGAATGTGGAGTGTGTCTTTTGGGGGCGGGCTGGAGGGATGGCCTGGATCCTACAGACACCCCACCAATAGCCTCGAGATTTTtgccaaggggtggggtgggggggaagcagaTGGAAAGGCCGGGCAGGTATTAGAGAAACCAAAAGcttaaagaggaggaagagggcggGAGCTACTTCCACATCTCGCTGGATTTCCCCTCTCCTGCGGCATCTACGTTCCCTGGGTGGCCTTGGGAGGGGTTGAGAGAGCAGAAAGGGCCGCCCACCCTCCGTCCAGCCCTAGGCTGACTTTTGCGACCCCTGCTGGGTTCCTCCCTTCCGGGCTCTCGCTTGTGATCTGAGGGGAGTCAGAGGCCTTCCAatctcctttccccttttccaTCTTCGACCTTTCTTCTTTGCCCATCCCACCTCACTTTTCTTTGCCTGGTCCTTCTATCTCCATCCCTCCTCATCCATTTCTGTCTCACAACTCTCTTCTTCTGTCGCCCCTTCTCCACTTCTCACTTGCCCTCTTCTACCTTCCATCTctgccttccctctctctccagacAACACTGTTCTTGTCTCATCTGAGTCTGTCACCCGGCCCTATATCCTTAGCTGATTTTCCTCAACTCCTCTTCATGTCCTTATTTCCCACATTTTCCCTCTCttggtctttctctttcctctgctgcCATCTTCCCCAGCCTTTCTGGATGATATCTGCTTCCTTTGCAGGGGGTTCCAGCCCACACTGTTCCACACACCCTCAGCTCCTCTCCTTCAGTCTCAGTATCTTTGGGTCATTTTGAGAAGCTTGGGGTTTCAGGAGGGGACAGGAGACCTGGGGTGTGTAGCAAAGGTCAGGAAGGTGGATGGGATGGAAGGCTAGGGTTTGGAAAAAGGTATCTTTGGTGTATGTGCACTCCTGTATTTGTCTATCATTAGTCTTcatctttttatcattttcattttctttataaaaaaagacATAACTGACCAATCATCACCATTTAGTCTTTGAGTGCTTAAATACCCCATCTTTTGGTCCCTTGGTGTCCACacctcctaatttctctttcGACTCTTCTATCAGTTTCTCAGTCTCTGTCTCCTCAGAAATCTTGGAGCCCCACCCAGGTTTCTCCTTGCCGACTTCTGTCCATCTTTCTCTGAGAtctttccatctctgtctctgtttctcttgaCATACTCGCTGATGTCTTTAGCGATCTCTGACCCTCTCTATCTCTGTACTCTCTTGCTTCATttatctccctctcccccctcctcccccttccccccccccccgcccagtcTCCCTGTCTCGCTCCCTCCCCGTcagtctctttcctctccctcccaccctcctttcctcttccccccTTCTCCACCTAGCAGCCCCGCCTGCTGTCTTGGACACCCTGCTGGGCTCTTACCCTGTTGCCCTGGTAACCGCCCCCCACTCCGGTCatctccactcccctccccccctccaatCACCGCCACCAACAACCTCCATCCACCTTCCTCCTATTTTTCCTGAGAGCCAATAGAAACTCTGTTGCCAGGTGGAATGCTCATTTGAATCAGCCAATCCAGGAGCCTAACTGCTTGCCCTGCCTTATATGGGGATTTGAGGAGGGCCACTCCCCCCACTCCAGCCCCACAGGGGACCAGCCCCTCCACTGTCCTTTATCCCCGCCCTGGAGAGAGCCTAGGACCTTCCCTCTCACCCTTTTATAAGGGTCTGGCTTCCCATTTCCCTAACTGGGACCACCGGGGTTAGTGTGGGCTGTGGGTTGGACTGTGGGCTGGGCCTGAGGGCCGGGGGTGGGAATGAGGTGTGATTAGGGAAGGGGAGGCGGAGGGAGCCGGGAATTTTGCCCAGGGAGGGGTGTCTGGGAGCGGAGGCAGCTGCAGTGGAAAATTCCAGGGAGATGGAGAGGCAGAGAATGGGAATCCTGCCCCAAGGCCCAAGGGAGAGCCTTGAGAATCTAAGAGTTTGGACACTAGGGTCCGCAGGGACCAAAGGAAAAAGTGGGAAGCAGGAGGCCTGGATCTAATTCCTTCCTGCATGGGAGAAGCACCCCTTAGCCCTCGCTCTCTGGTTGGACAACACATGTCTCCTGAAGTCTTGGCTTCCTAAGAAGAAAGCTACACACTTAGGATGAATTTGGAATGAGTGGGATGCTGAAAGCCCACCCCCTATTCCTTGGGGTTGGTCTCTGGGCCTCTGGGGCCAAGAGT
The Globicephala melas chromosome 10, mGloMel1.2, whole genome shotgun sequence genome window above contains:
- the LAG3 gene encoding lymphocyte activation gene 3 protein isoform X2, translating into MWEARFPVWLLLQLLWAAAVEAPDPGAEVPVVWAQEGAPAQLPCSPTIPLQDLSLLRTRQVTWQHLPDSEPAALSPRGPGPRRYTVLRLAPGGLRVGRPPLQPRVQLDERGLQRGDFSLWLRPARRADAGEYHAAVRLGDRALACRLRLRVGQAAVTASPLGSLWTSSSVILNCSFSRPDLPASVHWFRDPGRVPVQESPHHLLAGNFLFLPHVSPLDSGTWGCTLTYRDGFNVSTTYSLTVLGLEPPVPLTVYAGAGSRVELPCHLPLGVETQSSLTATWTPPGGGPDLLVAGDHGNFTLLLEAVGRAQAGTYTCGVHLQGQQLTATVTLAVITVTPKSHGSPGNLRKLLCEVTPASGREHFVWSPLDERSRRTSAGPWLLMPEARLLSQPWQCRLYQGQRLLGTAVYLAELSRPGAQRSGGAPGAWETGHLPLLILGILFLLVLVTGAFSFHLRRRRWRPSRFSALEHGTHPPQPQGKTEDPEPQAQLKQP
- the LAG3 gene encoding lymphocyte activation gene 3 protein isoform X1 — its product is MLLGISPLRLSTAKRNQPLLNISPSPLSDLFPLEGCVAQGSEEMWEARFPVWLLLQLLWAAAVEAPDPGAEVPVVWAQEGAPAQLPCSPTIPLQDLSLLRTRQVTWQHLPDSEPAALSPRGPGPRRYTVLRLAPGGLRVGRPPLQPRVQLDERGLQRGDFSLWLRPARRADAGEYHAAVRLGDRALACRLRLRVGQAAVTASPLGSLWTSSSVILNCSFSRPDLPASVHWFRDPGRVPVQESPHHLLAGNFLFLPHVSPLDSGTWGCTLTYRDGFNVSTTYSLTVLGLEPPVPLTVYAGAGSRVELPCHLPLGVETQSSLTATWTPPGGGPDLLVAGDHGNFTLLLEAVGRAQAGTYTCGVHLQGQQLTATVTLAVITVTPKSHGSPGNLRKLLCEVTPASGREHFVWSPLDERSRRTSAGPWLLMPEARLLSQPWQCRLYQGQRLLGTAVYLAELSRPGAQRSGGAPGAWETGHLPLLILGILFLLVLVTGAFSFHLRRRRWRPSRFSALEHGTHPPQPQGKTEDPEPQAQLKQP
- the PTMS gene encoding parathymosin; protein product: MTGVGGGYQGNRSSLPPLARSLPSLSSSYPHLSNLRFHPPPLSSPPRSRLPHPWEAPPVGQRRFISGFPGRGRQRLVGGSSAGAGAASRGPSDRGRSAPATARTALPPALRTAAALRVSAPDPPPPHPARLCRLFLSPSLPSGRRCRCRRRRRHRARFRPRPPSAVQGPSVPAPGPRLPASSGPGPGTMSEKSVEAAAELSAKDLKEKKEKVEEKASRKERKKEGVEEEENGAEEEEETAEDGEEEDEGDEEDEEEEEDEDEGPALKRAAEEEDEADPKRQKTENGASA